In Mytilus edulis chromosome 7, xbMytEdul2.2, whole genome shotgun sequence, a single genomic region encodes these proteins:
- the LOC139480933 gene encoding uncharacterized protein, producing the protein MPVVMAPWLTQLEHFSDDLSLVHSYDIVEKLGQLNYISKDQLTEFRKIIRTARNDTKIFHREEAKSAVLLKLAYEITIEQFLEALLRSKYHVLVLKLMSNCRKGILRLVVRNVEPGPGFKKAQELYLITKINTHKNIFKVNPTEACRTIYDSNKLKFEDCQQKLKIETDEEEKRNLKQNLMKYANICVSCLFAALDAEITRWNIDFDWDECTVSSRNELARLFHQLTGYIKETPNPNIAEVGFFSRLAIAYAMTGQLAKAEGYIETAFTLSFSIPTCSELYFMYHMFVMILLFKYQKNKSGMGKLVCIAEEARSCLQQENDDSIRYFWTRMILLRKVFCLLGLGNNMELIKGYTPSQEQIDEAKEMLVEICDMGDMESRREMFFFTAKARIAQLEGDLESAIFCTKLAIDCDEYRCFGETEQVQKYREQLRNLVTKTQCENQQDIRIEN; encoded by the coding sequence ATGCCTGTCGTGATGGCACCATGGCTGACACAGTTAGAGCACTTCTCCGACGATCTTTCTCTAGTACATTCCTACGATATTGTGGAGAAACTTGGtcagctaaattatatatcaaaagatCAATTGACAGAATTTCGAAAGATCATTCGAACAGCACGAAACGATACTAAAATATTTCACAGAGAAGAGGCAAAATCAGCAGTCCTGCTTAAACTGGCATATGAAATAACCATAGAGCAGTTCCTAGAGGCCTTATTGAGGTCAAAATATCATGTTTTAGTCCTGAAATTGATGTCCAATTGTCGAAAAGGGATACTTCGCTTAGTAGTTCGAAACGTGGAGCCAGGGCCTGGATTTAAAAAGGCTCAAGAACTATATCTCATTACCAAAATCAACActcataaaaatatattcaaggTTAATCCCACAGAAGCTTGTCGAACTATTTATGATTCAAACAAACTTAAGTTTGAAGACTGTCAACAAAAGTTAAAGATAGAAACAGATGAAGAGGAAAAAAGGAACCTTAAACAGAATCTCATGAAATACGCAAACATTTGTGTTTCTTGCTTGTTTGCAGCTTTAGATGCAGAAATTACTCGGTGGAATATAGATTTTGACTGGGACGAATGCACAGTTTCCTCCAGAAACGAACTAGCTAGACTTTTCCATCAACTAACTGGCTACATTAAGGAAACACCGAACCCGAATATTGCGGAAGTCGGCTTCTTTTCAAGGTTAGCAATAGCGTATGCGATGACGGGCCAATTAGCAAAGGCAGAAGGATATATCGAAACAGCATTTACATTGTCTTTTTCTATCCCAACGTGTTCAGAACTTTACTTCATGTACCATATGTTTGTTATGATTCTTTTATTTAAATACCAGAAGAACAAGTCGGGAATGGGCAAATTGGTCTGCATTGCAGAAGAAGCACGATCCTGCCTTCAGCAAGAGAACGATGATTCTATAAGATATTTTTGGACGCGAATGATACTTttacgtaaagtattttgtttacTAGGGCTTGGTAACAATATGGAACTGATAAAAGGATATACCCCATCACAAGAACAAATAGATGAAGCAAAAGAAATGCTAGTAGAAATATGTGATATGGGTGATATGGAATCTAGAAGAGAAATGTTCTTTTTCACGGCTAAGGCAAGAATTGCACAATTAGAAGGGGATCTTGAGAGTGCCATTTTCTGTACAAAATTGGCAATCGATTGTGATGAATACAGATGCTTCGGTGAAACTGAGCAAGTACAAAAATATCGGGAACAATTGAGAAACCTGGTGACGAAAACTCAATGCGAAAATCAGCAAGATATTCgcattgaaaattaa